A genomic region of Longimicrobium sp. contains the following coding sequences:
- a CDS encoding HD-GYP domain-containing protein codes for MTEQALSAEPRAFPGGGAPSDERGLQRRGRDFLFAIAAALRSLQLYPLENQAVVNALGELESITLELLEVEEHITLRFVGDFFFVNDLRLRIDLHSYATYGAVGRALAGHGIGELEVAAGVTAPEWTAFLALVNTAPGGDDPFGTFLERLGRTSVVHLSVAPDRESEPDPRDDEARRMAKRAYAQTVAVAREVMTGLRMGRGVSLRPVKRAVQSIVDQVLSNEASIMGLTSLRDYDEYTFTHSVNVCIFSVALGKKLGFHKSQLYELGLGALLHDVGKVRMPVDLINKAGPLTEPEFAVLKEHPAEGLMQLFEMRGLAELPLRAMLMAYEHHMKVDQSGYPRSIRPRNPTVFSRIVAIADGFDAATTKRSYQAQPWPADKVLREMRDNHARGFDPLIVKAFISMTGIYPVGSLVILDSYELAVVVAPSTRPDAMHQPVVRIIHDAMGIPLDVPPTL; via the coding sequence ATGACCGAGCAGGCCCTTTCCGCCGAGCCGCGCGCCTTTCCGGGGGGCGGCGCCCCCAGCGACGAGCGCGGGCTGCAGCGCCGCGGCCGCGACTTCCTGTTCGCCATCGCCGCGGCGCTGCGGTCGCTGCAGCTGTACCCGCTGGAAAACCAGGCGGTGGTCAACGCGCTGGGCGAGCTGGAGTCCATCACCCTGGAGCTGCTGGAGGTAGAGGAGCACATCACGCTGCGCTTCGTGGGCGACTTCTTTTTCGTGAACGACCTGCGGCTGCGCATCGACCTTCACAGCTACGCCACCTACGGCGCGGTGGGGCGGGCGCTGGCGGGGCACGGCATCGGCGAGCTGGAGGTGGCCGCCGGCGTCACGGCGCCCGAGTGGACGGCGTTCCTGGCCCTGGTGAACACCGCGCCGGGGGGCGACGACCCCTTCGGCACCTTCCTGGAGCGGCTGGGGCGCACCTCCGTGGTGCACCTGTCGGTGGCGCCCGACCGCGAAAGCGAGCCGGACCCGCGCGACGACGAGGCGCGGCGCATGGCCAAGCGCGCCTACGCGCAGACGGTGGCCGTGGCCCGCGAGGTGATGACGGGGCTGCGGATGGGGCGCGGGGTGAGCCTTCGCCCCGTCAAGCGCGCCGTGCAGTCCATCGTTGACCAGGTGCTGAGCAACGAGGCCAGCATCATGGGCCTCACCAGCCTGCGCGACTACGACGAGTACACCTTCACCCACTCGGTGAACGTGTGCATCTTCTCCGTCGCCCTGGGCAAGAAGCTGGGGTTCCACAAGAGCCAGCTGTACGAGCTGGGGCTGGGCGCGCTCCTGCACGACGTGGGCAAGGTGCGCATGCCGGTGGACCTGATCAACAAGGCCGGCCCGCTGACGGAACCCGAGTTCGCCGTGCTCAAGGAGCACCCGGCCGAGGGGCTGATGCAGCTGTTCGAGATGCGCGGCCTGGCCGAGCTGCCCCTGCGCGCCATGCTCATGGCGTACGAGCACCACATGAAGGTGGACCAGAGCGGCTACCCGCGCTCCATCCGGCCGCGCAACCCCACGGTGTTCAGCCGCATCGTGGCCATCGCCGACGGCTTCGACGCGGCCACCACCAAGCGCAGCTACCAGGCGCAGCCGTGGCCCGCGGACAAGGTGCTGCGCGAGATGCGCGACAACCACGCGCGCGGCTTCGACCCGCTGATCGTGAAGGCGTTCATCAGCATGACCGGCATCTACCCCGTGGGGTCGCTGGTCATCCTGGACAGCTACGAGCTGGCCGTGGTGGTGGCCCCCAGCACCCGGCCCGACGCGATGCACCAGCCCGTGGTCCGGATCATCCACGACGCCATGGGGATTCCTCTCGACGTGCCCCCCACGCTG